CTTTAGTTCGTTAGACATTTATATTTCACATTccgaatgttttaaaatgtaagccTTTTAGGAAACGCAGCTCTTCTGAGGCGATGTTTTGCGAAGAACTCAGTTTCCCAGAACGCCCCTGAGCTGCCAGTACTTGTTGGCGGAAAATAAGCTGTACATTAGCTTTAAATGCTGAATGAAGAGTTTATGGAAAGAAGGTTTGAAATCACAGTCGGTCGGTTCATCCACTTTTCTCACCTGGAAGGACGTAGCAGTGAAATTCTGCACCTGGAAAACTCCGTTTGCCAAGACAAGATGATTTTCCTGTGATGAGAAGAAACCCGTTAGTGCTGATTTTTTTACGTTTTGGACATTAAAAAAATCGTAGCAATACGCGACATGACTGAGGAAGTGTGAGTACAGGAGTTTCCTTCTTACTTTTTATTATGCGAAATATAGTTCATGTGCATGTTTGCCAATATAAAAACAGTAACCGTAACGAGAGATAGGTGCTGAAATGATTTAGATGATTATTTACATCCTGTACTACTCGTATCATGAATaaggcaattttatttttaaaatgtaagtcaTGGCAACAATAGCCACTGGAAATGCCTGTCCCAGTTTTGCTCTGcaatactgaaatactgtattctgGAAGAGCTGAGGCCATACTGTgcttcttccagactctgaAAACTGATGCTGCCCTGATGTATCTACATCAGTAGAGCCTTGTACAGGTGTACTGGAGAacctggaaaacaaaatatatatcatattaATTTCACAAGCTTGTCTAATCGAATGGTGCAACAAGCTGGAATCGGCTAGCATGAAGACTGACGTGCAGCCGATAATGTTCGAAGCTGATGCAGCAGGAGATTAGCTGAAGCTGAGGATGCAGAGTTCGGAAGCAGTCGgattctttttttccctgagCTGCGTCCGTATTTCCCAGCTGATGTCCTCTTCTGCGTCTGCAGGTGTGGAGCCGCAGGCGCGATCAGGCCCATAGACCGGCGCTCCGTGCATCAGATCTGCTCTGGCCAGGTGGTGCTGAACCTGGCCACCGCCGTGAAGGAGCTGGTGGAGAACAGCATAGACGCAGGAGCCACTAACGTCGGTAAGCATGCCCGCTGTCTGTGCCAGGACACTTCAGTCACCCGGGGACTATACACAGAGTGCATGACTtgtatgcagcaaacattttaatagtcctaggtttattccatgcaggaaagagaacacaacgtttcggccgtggagccttcctcacagctgttttcttcttctcttctcagcaggagtaaacctattacttggtcctttgcaacctacacatgctgacacagctccccacctgaactattttaatAGTCAAACGTGTAAAAGACACAGGAGAATCACTTCCTCTGGTGGCCAAACGAgatagaaagaaagaaagatctttcttgatcccgaagggaaactgaggtgttacagcagcccaagacGAGCAagaacagacatcagaatacactaaaaattaaaataagtacagcaatacaaaatgaaaaaaaatgcattcttcTTTAGCACGTACACTGTTTTCTGAAAAGACTGGGGCCTGCTCTCCAAAGGCCAGCCGGTCTCTGCTCCGTCAGCGGGCTGGGCCGGCTCTCGGTGACGGCAGTGCGCCTGTGCGCTGTGTTTGCAGAGATCAAGCTGAGGGAGTACGGAACGGAGCTCGTGGAGGTGTCGGATAACGGCAAAGGGGTGGAGGAGGCGAACTTCGAAGGGCTAGGTGCGTATTCAGGACGCGTGAggcaggagaaaaaaacaaaacgggCCACCCTTCGGTGAAACGAGGGAAAGCTGCCTCTcatctcttcatctctgttgcAGCTCTGAAGCACCACACCTCCAAGCTGCAGGAGTTCTCGGATTTGGTTCACGTGGCAACGTTTGGTTTCCGGGGAGAAGCTCTGAGCTCCCTCTGTGCCCTGAGGTACCtcacgggggggggggtctgaagCAGTCACCGTGGTAACAGGCGATTGTCTTCCATTGCAACAGTCTCCTGGACTGCGGTCCACCTCGTGGGACATTTGGACTATCTATTGCTCTTGTCCTTCCTGTTTCATTTACATTCCAGTTAATCCACCACAATGATTGACTGCTGAATTGCTGCTTCCTATGGGGATTTGTGTATTTCGCACCGCATTCCCTGCATTCCCCACGCGGGCCTGGGTCTGCGTGACGGAGGCGGGACTCCGCCCCTGTCGTGTTTCCCCCTTGCGGGACTGACGCCCTCCGCCCGCTGTCTTGCAGCCAGCTCAGTGTGGTGACCTGCCACGAGTCGGCCGGAGTGGGCACCCGGCTGGGGTTCGACCGGGACGGGCGGCTGACCCAGAGGAGCCCCCAGCCCCGCCAGCAGGGCACCACCGTGACCCTGCAGCAGCTCTTCCACACTCTGCCAGTGCGCCACAAGGAGTTCCAGCGCAACATCAAGAAAGTAGGCCAGCAGCCTCGGGCGGGTGGTTCAAATATTGGTTGCAAACATGAGATCCCACCTAGACGATGTAATGGCAATTGCTGGGTTGGTTTAGTAGCTTTCAGGTATTGCGTTCATTTCCTAATGACCTTCAGTGAACAGGGATCTGTGTAATCCTGCATGTGCctctttacagtatatctgctgATAACCCAGTTTGTTGTCATGCAAAGGCCTGGGAAAAAGGTAAAGGCAGAGCTGCTGGCTGGAGCCGGGCCCCTGTCGTGACGCGGGCTGCGTGTCGTTGCAGGAGTACGCCCGCATGGTGCAGGTCCTGCAGGCCTACTGCATCGTCTCCACGGGGGTGCGCATCACCTGCACCAACCAGACGGGCCAGGGCAAGCGCAGCCTCGTgctcagcaccagcagcagccaGAGCATGAGGGACAACATTGGCTCAGTGTTCGGATCTAGACAGGTAGGTGTGTGGGGCTTTCAGAAGCccaactcctcctcctcctctttcccACTTCTTTTCCTCGCTCCGTGTCTTTTGTTTCATGCTTGTCCCATGCTTCCCGTCTTTTTTCCCTCCTGAAATTGGCTGTGTCACCTCTCCGGCCAGCGGGTCTGCTGTGTTGCATTTACAGCGGATCTGTTTCCCCCCCCCATGCAGCTCCAGAGCCTGATCCCATTCCAGCAGCTGCCCCCCAGCGAAGCCGTCATGGAAGATTACGGTCTCAGTTCGGCCGATTTGCCCGACAGCCTCTACACGTGAGTTGGTCCGACATTTGCGTTCTAAAGCGGCGCCGCCTTCTCAGATTCTACTGGAGACCTGACATCCTGTTTTTGCCTTCCAGCATCACCGGTTTCGTTTCCCAGGGGGAGCATGGCTTGGGGAGGAGCTCCGCGGACAGGCAGTTCTTCTTTATCAATAAGCGGCCCTGTGACCCCGCAAAGGTGCCCCAGAACATGTTCCCCTCAGTCTGTGATAGATTGCTCCTGTCTGCCGCCATGCTTGACAACTGGCAGCAGCTCTTTGTATTAAACCAATGATGTATACATTTGTATGAGGGTTGCACGGGTTCAGAAACTTGCAACCTTCGGGCCATAAAGCAACAGAGCGTTTTCGTCTTCTGGTATTGTAAATGTGTGTTTACAACATTTAATAATAGGGAAAACATATAAGTATATAGGGAAGTGCACGTGTATATATTTTCACATGTTGAATTATTCTTCCTCCCGTAGGTCTCCAAACTTGTGAATGAAGTCTATCACATGTACAACAGACACCAGTATCCGTTTGTGGCCCTGAACATCAGTGTGGCGTCGGGTAAGTAGGAGGCCGGGCATGCTGTGCTTGTCTTGAATCTCGTGAGGATCACGAAATTGCTGATCGAATTCGCTCCTTACTTGTTGTCGCAAGACTTGCACAGAGGTAAAAAGCTCAGAAACATGCACTGCTAAAGCAAAgtctaaaactgaaaaaaatgtctaTGCGTGCAGTCTGTGCACGTGCAGATGTTGGCAGAGGCTCCTTGCGGGGCTGCCAAGCAGCGTGTTGTCCTGTGACGCCGCCGATGCCTGTGCTTTGCTGCAGACTGCGTGGACGTCAACGTCACGCCAGACAAGCGCCAGATCCTGCTGCAGGAGGAGAAGCTGCTCCTGGCCGTCCTGAAGACCTCCCTCGTCGCCATGTACAACGGCGGCGTCAACAAGATCAGCCTCAACCACGCCGCGTTCGCCCGGCCAGGTGGGCTCAGGGAGCCAGAAACGGCCCTTCTTTTGCCGCCGTCGAGCCGTGCGTTCGGTCGTGTTCGAGCCGTGCGTTCGGTCGTGTTCGAGCCGTGCGTTCGGTCGTGTTCAAGCCGTGCGTTCGGTCGTGTTTGAGTCGTGCGTTCAATCATGTTTCGTTTCGATCAGGTGCGTGCGAAACGGCTCCTCGGCGTGACGCAGCGGAGACCCCGGTAAAGCCTGCTGCAGTGGAACCGGCTCTTCCAGACTCGGGGGCTGCTCAGGGATCTGCAGCTGGACTAGAGTCCAGTGACCCTCCTGAGAGCAGCTCGGCGATGAGCGTAGCCAGGCTCAGAGCAGCTTTCTCGCTGCACCAATCGGCTGGGAGCGAGGTGAAGGGACACAGCGCCAGCAGGAAAGCTGCGCCGAAGTCTCCCGCGCAGACAAGCCTGCAGTCTTTGTTCAGCCGCTCTGGTGGGACTAACTCAGGCAGAGGGGTCCCATGCCCCACCTTGCAAAGTCCTGCGGACAGATTCGGATATTCCCCGAGGAAAGGGGCTGTTCCAGAGGAGCGGACCGGGGATGACCGGGACGAGAGGAAGATGGAGAGCGACGTGGATTCAGGCCGAGGGAGCTTCCTGGCCATGAGCACTCCGGATAGCGTGTGTGGAGAAGCATCGGAGCTCAGCTCTCCCGATGGAGTCGAACTGGTTCCCTTGGGtgctaaaaatgaaaatgaagaggAGCGGGTGAAGGGAACGGAGATTGACAACAAAGAGCAGAACTCGACCGATTCTGTGTCCCGCGGCTGGGATACAGGTGACCCGTTGTCCTTGCCTGGCCAGTCTCCAGAGTGCAGCCTGAGCCCAGGTGCCAAGAGAGCCAGGCTGGAGAGGCGGCTCCCGTCAGGCCTCCAGACTCCGAACCCCGGCCGGCCCTCTGCGGGGCCCGTGGCCGGCCCGAAGGCGGACACTCCCGTCCGGCTGCAGAAGAAGACCGTGCCGCTGCGCTTCTCCCTCCCCGAGCTGGCCCGGCGCGTGGGCAGGCTGCGGGATCAGCAGGAGCGGGAGGCGCAGGAGGGGCTGAGGGTCCGTCGGTTCAGGGCGAAGATCAGCCCCGGGGAGAACCAGAGCGCGGAGGCGGAGCTCAACAGACAGATCAGGTACCCCAGCAGCCACACAGGGCGTCCCCAGCCAAACTGGACAGTCGGCCTGTCCCTGGCCTGTCCCTGGCCTGTCCCTGGCCTGTCCCTGGCCTGTCCCTGGCCTGTCCCTGGCCTGTCCCTGGCCTGTCCCTGGCCTGTCCCTGGCCTGTCTCTGGCCTGTCTCTGGCCTGTCTGCGTGGGGATGGGAGCAGTTGTCGGGTCTTTTCTGGGTTTGATTGCAGTTACAGTTAGCAGAGACTTGCAGCTCACAGAAGATACTGCAAGCATTAGTCGGGGACAGGAAGGAAAGCTAAGATTTTGACATCTTACAGTCTCTCAAATGTACCATCTGATGTCTCGGAGAATcactgtgattgttttacccCATTACGTAGCATTCTGCTGCTTTAAGAACATTTCTTTTGCCAAAAGCAAGGACATGTTTGCGAAGATGGAGATCATAGGCCAGTTTAACCTGGGGTTCATCATCACCAAGCTGGACTCGGACATCTTCATGATCGATCAGCACGCCACGGACGAGAAGTACAACTTCGAGATGCTGCAGCAGCACACTGTTCTGCAGGGACAGAGGCTCATTGTGTGAGTGATGAACTCTTCTTCTCTATCTCCATATGTGCTGTGATCAACAAGATCCATCTCAGCCAGCCAAGCTTAGGACTCTAGACATGAGTTTATAATACTATGTAtagaaatgtttaggaagaattTCAAAGCTCAAATTGACATTACTCGCAGAGCTATTTAGTTGGACCACAGCAAGAATAAAGACGAAAAACCAACGGCCCTATAATCGTGCAGAAGCCGTGCCTCCCTGGTGCATCTAATGCATTGATtttcagaattttaattttgcCTTAGCCCCCAGAAACTACATCTGACTGCGGTCAATGAGACCATACTGATGGAAAACTTGGAAATCTTCCGAAAGAATGGCTTCGAGTTCCTCATCGATGAGGATGGTAAGAACTGATTTGTCGTGTATTATCTGAACGCAGTCCCAGAATTCAGCTCAGTGTGCTTCTTGGCGTTTTTATGGTTTAGCCTCTGTAGTGTAGAGAGGCTATTCCTGGTACCCTGCTGTTTTTTTAGCCATTCTGTGATGTTGCAGGTTAAGGGTTTTACTTACTCAGAGTGTTTTTACTAAGTGAGCAGTAAGGCTTAGCaccttaattacttaattgcttaattgtaggcagaaaaacttgtttttctcatCTGATGCGTGTACATTTCTGATTTGTTAATGGGACCACATTGTGTTAAACGTATTATTTAATGCGTTATGTCTCCGGCCTGCCTGCGAAGCACCTTTCCCCCCTGTTACAATAAAGGGAGCACGTCAGTGCAGGTCTCCCACCTGTCCCCACAGCTCCGGCGATGGACAGGGTCAAGCTGGTCTCGCTGCCCACCAGCAAGAACTGGACCTTCGGGCCGGCGGACATCGAGGAGCTCGTCTTCATGCTGAGCGACAGCCCCGGCGTCATGTGCCGGCCGTCCCGTGTCAGACAGATGTTCGCCTCCAGGGCTTGCCGGAAATCCGTAAGAAATTCCCTGATTGAAGAAGGCCGTGTCGCTGCTTGTATTTCAATTGGAGCACGGGTTCGAAACCCTTTCTCTCTGGTCGTCCAGGCTATTGGAATAAGCAGGGAACGCTAGAGGAGACGTCTTGCCTGTTTGCCactgctgtttgttttgtgttccTCCAGCCCCTCCGTCTCGCAGGTTAGAGGGTGTAACGTGCCTCTGTCGCCCCCTGCAGGTGATGATTGGCACGGCGCTCAACGCCAGTGAGATGAGGAAGCTGGTGACCCACATGGGCGAGATTGAACACCCCTGGAATTGCCCACACGGCAGGCCGACCATGAGACACCTGGCCAACCTGGACATGATCTCCCAGGACTGAGCTGCAGCTGCTGACTGCTTGAGGCTCTCTGGTCGTAATCCTGCCTGACTGAATATTTACCTTGCTGGAGCTCTGCTGGGCTGAATAATATTCTTACCTCTCGGTTCATTTAGAACAGGACCAGAGCCTGTCTGTAGACGGACAGGCGTGGTCTAATTACTGGCTTTGCTTTCTGGCTGGCTAGCTCTTCGCTTGAGGTGTCCTCACCTGATAGTCCAGTGTGTGGTCCTGTGCTCTCCTGAGAAACGCCAGCGGTTCTGCTTCTTTAAGGACCTGTGGTGGAGTCAGGGGACGGCACATGTCTGTGTGCTGTACGAGCCAGTTCGGATATTGGCAACAGCACTGCCCTGCTTCAGCTTCCATCTGCCCACACCTGGGTACAGGACAACTGCTGGACACCTGCTACACGCTGGCAGACACTGCTGAGGCTGACTGGAGTTCCTCTGAGGAGGATTAGTCAGTCGTTAACTGAGCTTTagaagtacttttttttttaaagccactgTTCATAATTGTGCCATGTGGATTACGTCATTTAGAATGTCTGTTTTCCCTCTTTCGTTTTAATcggcattttaaaatattttcatctgAATGTATGGTTATAATCTGTCATTTTGTTTaacttttgttctgtttttttttttaccaaacttTACTGTACACGGTTTAATATACATTCGGTATTTGTAAATTATGTAGAATTTCTTTTAAGGTGATTTCAATTTTT
This sequence is a window from Lepisosteus oculatus isolate fLepOcu1 chromosome 19, fLepOcu1.hap2, whole genome shotgun sequence. Protein-coding genes within it:
- the pms2 gene encoding mismatch repair endonuclease PMS2, with amino-acid sequence MTEEVCGAAGAIRPIDRRSVHQICSGQVVLNLATAVKELVENSIDAGATNVEIKLREYGTELVEVSDNGKGVEEANFEGLALKHHTSKLQEFSDLVHVATFGFRGEALSSLCALSQLSVVTCHESAGVGTRLGFDRDGRLTQRSPQPRQQGTTVTLQQLFHTLPVRHKEFQRNIKKEYARMVQVLQAYCIVSTGVRITCTNQTGQGKRSLVLSTSSSQSMRDNIGSVFGSRQLQSLIPFQQLPPSEAVMEDYGLSSADLPDSLYTITGFVSQGEHGLGRSSADRQFFFINKRPCDPAKVSKLVNEVYHMYNRHQYPFVALNISVASDCVDVNVTPDKRQILLQEEKLLLAVLKTSLVAMYNGGVNKISLNHAAFARPGACETAPRRDAAETPVKPAAVEPALPDSGAAQGSAAGLESSDPPESSSAMSVARLRAAFSLHQSAGSEVKGHSASRKAAPKSPAQTSLQSLFSRSGGTNSGRGVPCPTLQSPADRFGYSPRKGAVPEERTGDDRDERKMESDVDSGRGSFLAMSTPDSVCGEASELSSPDGVELVPLGAKNENEEERVKGTEIDNKEQNSTDSVSRGWDTGDPLSLPGQSPECSLSPGAKRARLERRLPSGLQTPNPGRPSAGPVAGPKADTPVRLQKKTVPLRFSLPELARRVGRLRDQQEREAQEGLRVRRFRAKISPGENQSAEAELNRQISKDMFAKMEIIGQFNLGFIITKLDSDIFMIDQHATDEKYNFEMLQQHTVLQGQRLIVPQKLHLTAVNETILMENLEIFRKNGFEFLIDEDAPAMDRVKLVSLPTSKNWTFGPADIEELVFMLSDSPGVMCRPSRVRQMFASRACRKSVMIGTALNASEMRKLVTHMGEIEHPWNCPHGRPTMRHLANLDMISQD